A window of candidate division KSB1 bacterium contains these coding sequences:
- a CDS encoding type II/IV secretion system protein has product MEPMGVRIGKILLQKQIITQTILEKAILAQRQEPAGRQRRLQQILVEDFQIDRHRIYQAIAELYAFKEVDLTGEKIGDAQLDFIRKTIDACTEEARNRLLSKRVLPFRPGTNNKNVLTVIAADPLDREIPLLLKDLPYTQIEVAYCPLEQVNSLIDRVMAFKNEFLQQLEASLQNVEVVNAEEEDKIDEAALDAEINRSMLTNLIEGTLVEAVRKGASDIHIIPKEGNVTEFHFRIDGKLQLWHALSAVKPEAVAAVIKDRSINIDRFNRNIAQDGYIQRKIDNYHIRFRVSVLPIVVSESQRRYESIVIRVLDDRKVITDLNLLGLQEQAARDFEAAIRKPQGVIIITGPTGSGKSTTLVAALHRIMDPTKNVVTVEEPVEYLIRGARQVKLGPKLNFDQALRSILRHDPDIVMVGEMRDLKSAEIAVSLANTGHITFSTLHTNDAPSAISRLYMLGVEPFLIANAINLIMAQRLVRKLCDHCKKPVERVDVDMARFIGFTDHEIRQTTFYQPVGCDKCYAGYRGRQCITEALLFTNEIRRLILKNAANIDEDLIRQEAIRGGMLTLRASGRERIKAGTTTIEEVVAATVE; this is encoded by the coding sequence ATGGAACCGATGGGAGTTCGCATCGGGAAGATTTTGCTGCAGAAGCAGATCATCACCCAGACCATTTTGGAGAAGGCCATTCTGGCCCAGCGCCAGGAACCGGCCGGCAGACAGCGCCGCTTGCAGCAAATTCTGGTCGAGGATTTTCAGATCGACCGCCATCGCATCTACCAGGCGATCGCCGAGCTCTACGCCTTCAAGGAGGTGGACCTGACCGGCGAGAAGATCGGTGACGCGCAACTGGATTTCATCCGCAAGACCATCGACGCCTGCACGGAGGAGGCCCGCAACCGCCTGCTGAGCAAACGCGTCCTGCCGTTTCGCCCCGGCACCAACAACAAAAATGTCCTGACCGTCATCGCCGCCGACCCGCTGGACCGGGAAATTCCGCTGCTGCTGAAGGATCTGCCCTACACCCAGATCGAGGTCGCCTACTGCCCGCTGGAGCAGGTCAATTCCCTGATCGACCGTGTGATGGCGTTCAAGAACGAGTTTTTGCAGCAGCTCGAAGCTTCGCTGCAGAACGTCGAGGTGGTCAACGCCGAGGAGGAGGACAAGATCGACGAGGCGGCGCTCGACGCCGAAATCAACCGCAGCATGCTCACCAACCTGATCGAGGGCACCCTGGTCGAGGCGGTGCGCAAAGGCGCGAGCGACATTCACATCATTCCCAAGGAAGGCAATGTCACCGAGTTTCATTTTCGCATCGACGGCAAGCTGCAGCTTTGGCATGCCCTGTCTGCGGTCAAGCCGGAGGCGGTGGCGGCGGTGATCAAGGACCGCTCGATCAACATCGACCGCTTCAACCGCAACATCGCACAGGACGGCTACATCCAGCGCAAGATCGACAACTACCATATCCGTTTCCGCGTGTCGGTGCTGCCCATCGTGGTGTCGGAATCGCAGCGGCGCTATGAGAGCATCGTGATCCGCGTGCTGGATGACCGCAAGGTGATCACCGATCTCAATCTGCTGGGGCTGCAGGAGCAGGCGGCGCGTGATTTCGAGGCGGCCATCCGCAAGCCGCAGGGCGTGATCATCATCACCGGGCCGACCGGCAGCGGCAAGAGCACGACGCTGGTGGCGGCGCTGCACCGCATCATGGACCCCACCAAGAACGTGGTGACGGTGGAGGAGCCGGTGGAATACCTGATTCGCGGGGCGCGCCAGGTGAAGCTGGGGCCCAAGCTCAACTTCGATCAGGCGCTGCGTTCGATTTTGCGTCATGACCCCGACATCGTGATGGTGGGGGAGATGCGCGACCTGAAATCGGCGGAGATCGCGGTGAGCCTGGCCAACACCGGCCACATCACCTTCTCGACGCTGCACACCAACGACGCACCCAGCGCGATTTCGCGGCTTTACATGCTGGGGGTCGAGCCGTTTCTCATCGCCAATGCCATCAACCTGATCATGGCGCAGCGTCTGGTGCGCAAGCTTTGTGATCACTGCAAAAAACCGGTGGAGCGCGTCGATGTCGATATGGCACGCTTCATCGGGTTCACCGATCATGAGATTCGCCAAACCACGTTTTACCAGCCGGTGGGCTGCGACAAGTGTTATGCCGGCTATCGCGGCCGCCAGTGCATCACCGAAGCATTGCTGTTCACCAACGAAATCCGGCGCCTCATTTTAAAGAATGCCGCGAACATCGACGAGGACTTGATCCGGCAGGAGGCGATTCGCGGCGGCATGTTGACCCTGCGCGCCTCCGGCCGGGAACGCATCAAAGCCGGCACGACCACCATCGAAGAAGTCGTCGCGGCCACGGTGGAATAG
- a CDS encoding PilT/PilU family type 4a pilus ATPase: MLDQRLQNAKNLLARLIPQIPMRAEGLELMNFIGQLLDSQPVEVREQLRQAVEFLMISMESKDASDMDFGAVGSSGFVWYRVYGVKRPFHPEMGEFTPIETNIMLLNLLTPREREELWNNRQLDFSYQLVTPLGRRRFRSSIYWELNHLSLSMRRINPELRPFQELGFHRQVARLMNLEYEKRGLILVTGITGSGKSATLDTIIDANNRTSNGHILIIGDPIEYIHVSQKCVVRHREVGRDVRSFKDGLVQGLRQDPDIIVISEMRDPDTIATVLEAADSGHKVMATLHTSSAVESVDRILGEMPPEEQPRIRERLASVLTCVISQKLVRSLDGKRVLAKEVMVANAPVRAAIRNNHTEEIYQIIQQSGNEGMITMEQDLARLYRSRLISYEEALNNANNKKRFEDLIKYDRP; the protein is encoded by the coding sequence ATGTTGGACCAACGACTGCAGAATGCCAAGAACCTTCTGGCCCGTCTGATTCCGCAAATTCCGATGCGGGCGGAAGGCTTGGAGTTGATGAATTTTATCGGGCAATTGCTGGACAGTCAGCCGGTGGAAGTCCGCGAACAATTGCGGCAGGCGGTAGAGTTTTTGATGATCAGCATGGAGAGCAAGGATGCCTCCGACATGGATTTTGGCGCGGTGGGCAGCAGCGGTTTTGTGTGGTATCGGGTTTACGGGGTCAAACGGCCTTTTCATCCGGAGATGGGCGAATTCACGCCCATTGAAACCAACATCATGCTGCTCAATTTGCTCACGCCCCGGGAGCGGGAGGAGCTGTGGAACAACCGGCAGTTGGATTTTTCCTATCAGCTCGTGACGCCGCTGGGCCGCCGGCGGTTTCGCTCTTCCATCTATTGGGAGTTGAACCACCTGTCGCTCAGCATGCGGCGCATCAACCCCGAACTGCGGCCGTTTCAGGAGTTGGGCTTCCACCGCCAGGTGGCGCGCCTGATGAATTTGGAGTATGAGAAGCGCGGGCTGATTCTGGTGACCGGTATCACCGGCTCCGGTAAAAGTGCGACGCTGGACACCATCATCGACGCCAACAACCGCACTTCCAATGGCCATATTTTGATCATCGGCGACCCGATCGAGTACATTCATGTGTCGCAGAAATGTGTGGTACGCCATCGCGAGGTCGGGCGGGATGTGCGCAGCTTCAAGGACGGGCTGGTGCAGGGTTTGCGGCAGGATCCGGATATCATCGTGATCAGCGAAATGCGCGACCCGGACACCATCGCCACGGTGTTGGAGGCGGCAGACAGCGGCCACAAAGTGATGGCGACCCTGCACACCTCCTCGGCGGTGGAGAGTGTCGATCGTATTTTGGGCGAAATGCCGCCCGAGGAGCAGCCGCGCATTCGCGAGCGCCTGGCGAGTGTGTTGACCTGTGTGATTTCGCAGAAGCTGGTGCGCAGCCTGGACGGCAAGCGCGTGCTGGCCAAGGAGGTAATGGTGGCGAATGCGCCGGTGCGGGCCGCCATCCGCAACAATCACACTGAGGAGATTTATCAAATCATCCAGCAGTCGGGCAACGAGGGCATGATCACCATGGAGCAGGACCTGGCGCGGCTCTATCGCAGCCGGCTGATTTCCTACGAAGAGGCACTCAACAATGCCAACAACAAGAAACGCTTCGAAGACCTGATCAAGTACGATCGCCCGTGA
- a CDS encoding family 1 glycosylhydrolase — translation MTILLLFASAVLLFYLLSLLRWQHKYPELRWDWDRIDTTRLLFPQHFVWGVATAAHQVEGDCDNNNWSAWEQAVDEAGRPRIKNGQRAGRACEHWQRYREDIQLMKALGVQAYRFSVEWSKIEPRPGEFDEAALQHYRDLCAALQAENLQAMVTLHHFTHPLWFDRLGAFEKEENLPLFVRFCEKVFSSLHERVAWWCTINEPEVYAAQGYFLAVFPPGRRDARATGLVLKNLLEAHTQVYHALKKRPGGEQARIGLAKNLFQFDPFRYWHWGDWALSRALNHLFNDSIFSYFNSGEFRFRLPGIVNLHHRTLGAQPALDFIGLNYYSHFHIKLQWNRRQPFAFAVPPNQIMTDMAYAIYPEGFYRAVKEIAQLGVPIYVTENGIADRRDDRRELFLRRYLYALMCALQEGYDVRGYFYWSLLDNFEWSEGYDMKFGLYEVDFATQQRRLREGARCFAEIVKGSRAESAPHQ, via the coding sequence TTGACGATTCTGCTGCTGTTTGCCTCGGCGGTGCTGCTGTTTTATCTCCTCAGTTTGCTGCGCTGGCAGCACAAATACCCCGAGCTGCGCTGGGATTGGGATCGCATTGACACCACCCGCCTGCTTTTTCCACAGCATTTTGTTTGGGGCGTTGCCACCGCTGCGCATCAGGTGGAAGGCGATTGCGACAACAATAACTGGAGTGCCTGGGAACAGGCGGTCGATGAGGCCGGCCGGCCGCGCATCAAAAACGGCCAACGCGCCGGCCGCGCCTGCGAGCACTGGCAGCGCTATCGCGAAGACATTCAACTCATGAAGGCGCTGGGCGTGCAGGCTTATCGCTTTTCAGTGGAATGGAGCAAGATCGAGCCCCGGCCCGGAGAATTCGACGAAGCCGCACTGCAACACTACCGTGATCTCTGCGCTGCATTGCAGGCGGAGAACCTGCAGGCCATGGTCACCTTGCACCATTTCACCCACCCGTTGTGGTTCGACCGCCTGGGCGCCTTCGAGAAAGAAGAGAATCTGCCGCTGTTCGTGCGCTTCTGCGAGAAGGTTTTCAGCTCCCTGCATGAGCGTGTGGCCTGGTGGTGCACCATCAACGAGCCGGAAGTCTATGCTGCGCAAGGTTACTTTCTGGCCGTCTTTCCGCCGGGCCGGCGCGATGCACGCGCCACCGGCCTGGTGCTCAAGAATCTGCTGGAAGCCCACACCCAGGTCTATCATGCCCTGAAAAAACGGCCGGGCGGTGAGCAGGCCCGCATCGGACTGGCGAAGAATCTCTTTCAATTCGACCCTTTTCGCTACTGGCATTGGGGCGACTGGGCGCTGTCGCGGGCCCTGAACCATCTGTTCAACGACTCGATCTTCTCCTATTTCAATTCCGGTGAATTTCGTTTCCGGCTGCCCGGCATCGTCAATTTGCATCATCGCACCCTGGGGGCGCAGCCGGCGCTGGATTTCATCGGCTTGAATTACTATTCCCACTTTCACATCAAACTGCAGTGGAACCGCCGGCAGCCCTTCGCCTTTGCGGTGCCGCCCAATCAGATCATGACCGACATGGCGTATGCGATCTACCCGGAGGGATTCTACCGCGCGGTGAAGGAAATCGCGCAACTGGGCGTGCCCATTTACGTGACCGAGAACGGCATTGCCGACCGCCGCGACGACCGCCGGGAGCTGTTCCTCCGGCGTTATCTCTACGCCCTGATGTGCGCCCTGCAGGAGGGGTATGATGTGCGCGGCTATTTCTACTGGTCGCTGCTCGACAACTTCGAATGGTCGGAGGGCTATGACATGAAATTCGGCCTGTACGAAGTCGATTTCGCCACGCAGCAGCGACGCCTGCGGGAAGGCGCGCGCTGCTTCGCCGAGATTGTGAAGGGCAGCCGGGCGGAATCCGCACCTCACCAGTGA
- a CDS encoding penicillin acylase family protein, whose amino-acid sequence MAGRHLLVDTPWAKIRRDAHGVPHVEAREEVDLYWSMGYCHARDRGLQMLLTRLLGRGRASEFLASSEAMLEMDLFFRRMNWGGNLEAEIAKLSPAALEACLSYCEGANDYFSQKIPWEFKLLGGQPEPWRPEDIILLCRMTGYLTLAQSQGEIERLLIEMVQANLSLTQLEELFPGQLNGLEVELIKKVKLGHRLVPAHLVWQSGLPKMMASNNWVIAGRRTASGQPMLANDPHLEANRLPNVWYEMVLKCGTRYALGATMPGLPGILLGRSNDLAWGATYSFMDAIDSWIEHCKEGRYRRNRNDWVAFRQRREVIKRRKKAPVEVIFYENDHGVLDGDPQVEGYYLATRWSGAQTGAQTINHIIAMWSATAVEEGREHLGQIEVAFNWVLADRHGNIGYQMSGLMPKRRVGVSGLVPLPGWKPENDWAGFVDYRELPRCLNPAAGYFVTANHNLNDWGVAKPINIAMGAYRAERIAEMIESQSNLTPADLMKMQYDVHSVQAERFLQVLHPVLPPTLQGRILADWDCDYTTSSQGAYLFEQFYHRLLQEVFGGAGWGTQVAAFLAEETALFVDFYANFDAVLLAENSAWFGGRSREEIFRRVAEAALTVMPKPWGEVQQLELRHLLFGDKLPRLLGFDRGPVPLRGGRATPHQGQIYRSAGRQTSFAPSFRMIADLSREMLYTNLAGGPSDRRFSKWYCADLKNWRNGVYKFLQP is encoded by the coding sequence TTGGCTGGCCGCCATTTGCTGGTGGATACGCCCTGGGCGAAGATTCGGCGCGATGCGCATGGCGTGCCGCATGTCGAAGCCCGGGAAGAAGTCGATCTTTACTGGAGCATGGGCTATTGTCATGCCCGTGATCGCGGTCTGCAAATGTTGCTCACGCGGCTGCTCGGCCGCGGCCGGGCTTCGGAGTTCCTCGCCAGCAGCGAGGCGATGTTGGAGATGGATTTGTTTTTTCGCCGCATGAATTGGGGTGGCAATCTCGAGGCTGAAATCGCGAAACTCTCGCCGGCGGCATTGGAAGCCTGCCTGTCCTATTGCGAAGGCGCCAACGACTATTTCAGCCAAAAGATACCGTGGGAATTCAAGCTGCTCGGCGGGCAGCCCGAACCCTGGCGGCCGGAAGATATCATTCTGCTCTGCCGCATGACCGGCTATCTCACCCTGGCGCAATCCCAGGGGGAGATTGAGCGCCTGCTGATCGAAATGGTGCAGGCGAACCTCAGTCTGACACAACTTGAAGAACTGTTCCCCGGCCAGCTCAACGGTCTGGAGGTGGAACTGATCAAGAAAGTCAAACTGGGCCATCGCCTCGTGCCCGCCCACCTTGTCTGGCAGTCCGGCCTTCCCAAAATGATGGCTTCCAACAATTGGGTGATTGCCGGCCGCCGCACCGCCTCCGGCCAGCCCATGCTCGCGAATGATCCCCATCTCGAGGCCAATCGTTTGCCCAATGTCTGGTATGAAATGGTGCTGAAATGCGGGACGCGCTATGCGCTGGGCGCCACCATGCCCGGCCTGCCCGGCATTCTGCTGGGCCGCAGCAACGATCTGGCCTGGGGCGCCACCTACTCTTTCATGGATGCGATTGATTCATGGATCGAGCATTGCAAGGAAGGCCGCTACCGCCGCAACCGCAACGACTGGGTGGCCTTTCGCCAGCGCCGTGAAGTCATCAAGCGCAGGAAGAAAGCCCCCGTGGAAGTCATTTTTTATGAGAATGATCATGGTGTGCTCGACGGCGATCCGCAGGTGGAAGGGTATTATCTTGCCACGCGCTGGTCGGGCGCGCAGACCGGCGCGCAAACCATCAATCATATCATCGCGATGTGGTCGGCAACCGCGGTGGAAGAAGGGCGCGAACATCTCGGCCAGATTGAAGTCGCATTCAACTGGGTGCTGGCGGACCGGCACGGCAACATCGGCTATCAGATGTCCGGTTTGATGCCCAAACGCCGTGTGGGTGTTTCGGGGCTGGTGCCCCTGCCCGGCTGGAAACCGGAAAATGACTGGGCCGGTTTTGTGGATTATCGCGAGCTGCCGCGCTGCCTGAATCCCGCCGCGGGCTATTTCGTCACCGCCAATCACAACCTCAATGACTGGGGTGTGGCCAAGCCAATCAACATCGCGATGGGCGCTTATCGCGCCGAGCGCATTGCCGAGATGATCGAATCCCAGTCCAATCTCACTCCCGCCGATCTGATGAAGATGCAGTACGACGTTCATTCCGTGCAGGCGGAGCGCTTTCTGCAGGTGCTGCATCCGGTGCTGCCGCCGACCTTGCAGGGCCGCATTCTCGCGGATTGGGATTGCGACTACACCACCAGCTCGCAGGGCGCCTACTTGTTCGAGCAATTCTATCACCGCCTGCTGCAGGAGGTCTTTGGCGGGGCGGGCTGGGGCACGCAGGTGGCGGCCTTTCTGGCGGAAGAAACCGCGTTGTTTGTCGATTTCTATGCCAACTTCGATGCCGTGTTGCTTGCGGAAAATTCGGCCTGGTTTGGCGGCCGCTCGCGTGAAGAAATTTTTCGGCGGGTGGCGGAAGCGGCGCTGACCGTCATGCCAAAACCATGGGGTGAGGTGCAGCAACTCGAGCTGCGCCATTTGCTCTTCGGGGACAAGCTGCCGCGACTGCTGGGTTTTGATCGGGGGCCTGTGCCGTTGCGCGGCGGCCGTGCCACCCCGCACCAGGGGCAGATCTATCGCAGCGCCGGCCGGCAAACCAGCTTTGCACCTTCGTTCCGCATGATCGCCGATCTCAGCCGCGAGATGTTGTACACCAACCTCGCCGGCGGCCCCTCGGACCGGCGTTTCTCGAAATGGTATTGTGCCGATTTGAAAAACTGGCGCAATGGCGTCTATAAATTCCTGCAGCCGTGA
- a CDS encoding type II secretion system F family protein has protein sequence MAEFRYQGITLAGKPLQGTLLAQNRFEAQKKLNEIASEYRVRIQALHKRVPFSYKARRPGNNKILRGEITAFTAEEVRESLTRMGYQPISVQRNWLNLRLGVPQKEIVVFIRLCADLLREQFPYDEILTMLANDMENARLREVVMEIHKDLKMGKEGRQVFLKHADVLGKFTAHMLSIASTSGNMAEIYENTAKFLERSAEFKKNIRSTLFMPAFVVLAAIGALIFYVMYIFPKIAGMLLKYNIAVPPMTAATMRVSEFFQHNILWVVLAVAVPITALVAYFRSDSGRVVWHRLVISLPVVGKLIYKTSLEVFARVFHALYSGSGENIEVISIASEACRNRYLEKQIKEVVIPAMLREGRSLSDAMELSAVFPRNVIYTLRSGEESGTLREAMLRLANFYEKETTHKMSRVVDLINLAVSIFISILIVGITLISSEVGFVSPNMPGSMPAVPGR, from the coding sequence ATGGCCGAGTTTCGCTATCAGGGCATCACGCTTGCCGGCAAGCCGTTGCAGGGCACGCTGCTGGCGCAGAATCGCTTCGAGGCGCAGAAGAAGCTCAACGAGATCGCGAGCGAGTATCGCGTGCGCATCCAGGCGCTGCACAAGCGCGTGCCTTTCAGCTACAAGGCGCGGCGGCCGGGCAACAACAAGATTTTGCGCGGGGAGATCACCGCGTTCACGGCGGAGGAGGTGCGCGAGTCGCTCACCCGCATGGGGTATCAGCCCATTTCGGTGCAGCGCAACTGGCTCAACCTGCGGCTGGGCGTCCCGCAAAAGGAGATTGTCGTTTTCATTCGGCTGTGCGCGGATCTGCTGCGCGAGCAGTTTCCGTATGACGAGATTCTCACGATGCTGGCCAACGACATGGAGAATGCCCGTCTGCGGGAAGTGGTGATGGAGATCCACAAGGATCTCAAAATGGGCAAGGAGGGGCGCCAGGTTTTTCTCAAGCATGCCGACGTGCTGGGCAAGTTCACCGCGCACATGTTGAGCATTGCCTCGACCAGCGGCAACATGGCGGAAATCTACGAAAACACCGCCAAGTTTTTGGAGCGCTCCGCGGAATTCAAAAAGAACATCCGCAGCACGCTGTTCATGCCGGCGTTCGTGGTGCTGGCGGCGATTGGGGCGCTGATTTTCTACGTGATGTACATCTTCCCCAAGATTGCCGGCATGCTGCTCAAATACAACATCGCGGTGCCGCCGATGACGGCGGCCACCATGCGGGTGAGTGAGTTTTTCCAGCACAACATCCTGTGGGTGGTGCTGGCCGTCGCGGTGCCGATCACGGCGCTGGTTGCCTATTTTCGCAGCGACAGCGGCCGGGTGGTGTGGCACCGCCTGGTCATCTCGCTGCCGGTGGTGGGCAAGCTCATCTACAAAACCAGCCTGGAGGTGTTTGCGCGCGTGTTTCACGCGCTCTACAGCGGCTCGGGCGAGAACATCGAGGTGATCAGCATCGCCTCCGAAGCGTGCCGCAACCGCTACCTCGAGAAGCAGATCAAGGAAGTGGTGATTCCGGCGATGCTGCGCGAGGGCCGCAGCCTGAGCGACGCCATGGAACTGTCGGCGGTGTTTCCCAGGAATGTCATTTACACGCTGCGCAGCGGCGAGGAATCCGGCACACTGCGCGAGGCCATGCTGCGGCTGGCCAATTTCTATGAAAAAGAAACGACCCACAAGATGAGCCGGGTGGTGGATTTGATCAATCTCGCGGTCTCGATTTTCATCTCGATTCTGATTGTCGGCATCACATTGATTTCATCCGAAGTCGGTTTCGTTTCCCCCAACATGCCGGGCAGCATGCCCGCGGTGCCGGGACGGTAG
- a CDS encoding type II and III secretion system protein: MKKSLFVSLLVLCGVVAARGQNNLPTQPYGPDEMVSLNPNVPLPTALEILSGFARKFENRVIVDAKAPNKPIGVSVENMHWKRALEYVLRSNMLRYEPHEQYYEVLEMVPGQAAAAEPKQAQEDDISIDTREIEINAIFFQADYETLHELGINWSTFKNGTVQFQTFSADEVAKDILRVSAGGSIRGAVNVNALLRAFESRSLGEIIARPKIRVMDGEKGKIKVGKNFYLTLQDFAGNTRFSEYESGIILTVAPTLHGRNDSTFIYLDLTAERSDVQPDAIGVTKSITEGQTHVLLLDGEETVMAGLLSHERLKVRKGVPLLKDIPILGYLFGYNSHRLRKKELVILLEARIVPPLLGRRGRQVDVREQLKRDWQELLRQAPEKDDLRGTKKNPAREPRRSPQSNRLK, from the coding sequence ATGAAAAAAAGCCTGTTCGTCAGCCTGCTCGTGCTGTGTGGTGTTGTGGCGGCCCGGGGGCAGAACAATCTGCCGACCCAGCCCTACGGTCCGGACGAGATGGTTTCCCTGAACCCCAATGTGCCCCTGCCCACCGCGCTGGAGATCCTCTCCGGTTTTGCGCGCAAGTTCGAAAACCGGGTGATCGTCGATGCCAAGGCGCCCAACAAGCCCATCGGCGTGTCGGTGGAAAACATGCACTGGAAGCGCGCGCTGGAATATGTGCTGCGCTCCAACATGCTGCGCTACGAACCGCACGAGCAGTACTACGAAGTGCTGGAGATGGTGCCGGGCCAGGCGGCGGCCGCGGAACCGAAACAGGCGCAGGAGGATGACATTTCAATCGACACCCGCGAAATTGAGATCAATGCCATCTTTTTTCAGGCGGATTATGAAACCCTCCATGAACTCGGCATCAACTGGAGCACCTTCAAGAACGGCACGGTGCAGTTTCAAACCTTCAGCGCGGACGAGGTGGCGAAGGACATCCTGCGGGTGTCCGCCGGGGGCAGCATCCGCGGTGCGGTGAATGTCAACGCCCTGTTGCGCGCCTTCGAGAGCCGCAGTCTGGGTGAGATCATCGCGCGCCCCAAGATTCGCGTGATGGATGGTGAAAAGGGCAAGATCAAGGTCGGCAAAAATTTCTATCTCACGCTGCAGGATTTTGCCGGCAACACCCGCTTCTCGGAGTATGAGTCGGGCATCATTCTCACGGTGGCGCCCACGCTTCACGGCCGCAACGATTCCACCTTCATCTACCTCGATCTCACCGCCGAACGCAGCGATGTGCAGCCCGATGCCATCGGCGTCACCAAGAGCATCACCGAGGGCCAGACTCACGTCCTGCTGCTCGATGGCGAGGAAACGGTGATGGCCGGTCTGTTGAGCCATGAACGGCTCAAAGTGCGCAAGGGTGTTCCGCTGTTGAAAGACATTCCGATTCTGGGCTATCTCTTTGGCTACAACAGCCATCGCCTGCGCAAGAAGGAGCTGGTGATTTTGCTGGAGGCCCGCATCGTGCCTCCCTTGCTGGGGCGCCGCGGCCGGCAGGTGGATGTGCGTGAACAACTCAAACGGGACTGGCAGGAGCTGCTACGCCAGGCCCCCGAAAAGGACGACCTGCGGGGTACGAAAAAGAATCCGGCGCGTGAGCCCCGCCGCTCACCGCAATCGAATCGCCTCAAATAA